CCAGGACCGGTCACGTAGCCGTTTACGGTATCTACTTTGATACGGACAAGGCAGAGGTAAAGCCTGAGTCTGAACCAGCCCTTAAAGAGATTGCCAAACTCCTTCAGCAGAATCCCGAACTTAAATTGTATGTTGTCGGTCATACGGATAATGTAGGTAGTTTAACTTACAACATGAAACTTTCACAAGCTCGTGCTGATGCTGTGGTAACTAAACTTATTTCCAAATAC
The window above is part of the Caldisericota bacterium genome. Proteins encoded here:
- a CDS encoding OmpA family protein; the protein is RTGHVAVYGIYFDTDKAEVKPESEPALKEIAKLLQQNPELKLYVVGHTDNVGSLTYNMKLSQARADAVVTKLISKYNVNVKRLEAHGVGFLAPVASNKNEEGRAKNRRVELVEQ